Proteins found in one Salmo salar chromosome ssa26, Ssal_v3.1, whole genome shotgun sequence genomic segment:
- the LOC106587226 gene encoding uncharacterized protein isoform X1: MSQIKESLSSFRSIPQMHKVERVNQQVFQQALNTMIMFILILCALSREAMVQTTAKKIVPAKIYWTTTGTIMEGSDLVVKCSTHGRKEDKVAYVYLCINGVAVEQKKTMQEDTFFTMKSVTGQQTGNYSCVFSKTPYPLSEVQGKGDNYLFIQVMDRILPADISLAGSRTVRKGDGVEFKCTISDPSFQTQNTSDLVHAYLCKYGSVVQMQVFDVKSTEATFTIKSFNENDAGNYSCVLDLQSKTLKDKDRTFYGNNAVFLQVNVSWSHFITPVVFCVCFLLILSLIVGTWWLFIKQGALQCYCGRTPRQEENDVPMTGEGDDGTLNMEGESSDEFACDSEASGEEYQDLCDEVETYHEMEDATYHEIPGETRNIKHVIVRVQENADLRPSPQSSGVSCDAANQGPDAEDVYAKSCKKTGRHLYMP, from the exons ATGTCTCAAATAAAAGAATCCCTGTCTAGTTTCAGGTCCATACCACAAATGCACAAGGTAGAAAGAGTCAACCAACAAGTGTTTCAACAAGCCTTGAACACAATGATCATGTTCATCCTCATCCTGT GTGCCTTGTCAAGAGAGGCCATGGTCCAAACCACAG CCAAGAAGATTGTTCCAGCAAAGATCTATTGGACTACTACAGGAACAATAATGGAGGGAAGTGACCTTGTGGTGAAATGTAGTACACATGGGCGCAAGGAAGACAAAGTGGCATATGTTTACTTGTGCATTAACGGGGTTGCAGTGGAACAGAAGAAAACTATGCAAGAAGACACCTTTTTCACCATGAAAAGTGTTACTGGCCAACAGACTGGCAATTACAGCTGTGTGTTCTCTAAAACCCCGTATCCACTCTCTGAAGTGCAGGGAAAAGGAGATAATTATCTTTTCATCCAGGTGATGG ACCGTATACTCCCTGCAGACATATCACTTGCAGGCTCAAGAACTGTGAGAAAGGGAGATGGTGTGGAGTTTAAGTGTACAATTTCAGACCCAAGTTTTCAAACACAAAATACCAGTGACTTAGTTCACGCTTACCTCTGCAAGTATGGCTCTGTTGTTCAGATGCAGGTGTTTGATGTAAAGAGCACGGAGGCAACTTTTACGATTAAAAGTTTTAATGAGAATGACGCAGGTAACTACAGTTGTGTGCTTGATCTTCAATCCAAAACCCTCAAAGATAAAGACAGAACATTCTATGGAAATAATGCAGTATTTCTACAGGTTAATG TGTCCTGGAGTCACTTCATCACACCGGTTGTGTTTTGCGTCTGTTTTCTTCTGATCTTATCACTGATAGTGGGCACATGGTGGCTGTTCATTAAACAAG GAGCTTTACAATGTTATTGTGGAAG AACACCACGACAGGAGGAGAACGATGTGCCAATGACAGGGGAGGGTGACG ACGGAACTTTAAACATGGAGGGAGAATCCAG TGATGAATTTGCCTGTGACAGTGAGGCCA GTGGGGAGGAGTACCAGGATTTGT GTGATGAGGTGGAGACATACCATGAGATGG AGGATGCCACGTACCATGAAATTCCG GGTGAAACACGGAATATTAAACACGTTATAGTGCGTGTTCAAG AGAATGCAGACTTGAGACCTTCTCCTCAGAGCTCCGGTGTATCATGTG ATGCAGCAAATCAAGGCCCAGATGCAGAAGATGTGTATGCCAAGTCATGCAAGAAGACAGGACGTCATCTATACATGCCTTAA
- the LOC106587226 gene encoding uncharacterized protein isoform X4, producing the protein MSQIKESLSSFRSIPQMHKVERVNQQVFQQALNTMIMFILILCALSREAMVQTTAKKIVPAKIYWTTTGTIMEGSDLVVKCSTHGRKEDKVAYVYLCINGVAVEQKKTMQEDTFFTMKSVTGQQTGNYSCVFSKTPYPLSEVQGKGDNYLFIQVMDRILPADISLAGSRTVRKGDGVEFKCTISDPSFQTQNTSDLVHAYLCKYGSVVQMQVFDVKSTEATFTIKSFNENDAGNYSCVLDLQSKTLKDKDRTFYGNNAVFLQVNVSWSHFITPVVFCVCFLLILSLIVGTWWLFIKQGALQCYCGRTPRQEENDVPMTGEGDDGTLNMEGESSDEFACDSEASGEEYQDLCDEVETYHEMEDATYHEIPVSW; encoded by the exons ATGTCTCAAATAAAAGAATCCCTGTCTAGTTTCAGGTCCATACCACAAATGCACAAGGTAGAAAGAGTCAACCAACAAGTGTTTCAACAAGCCTTGAACACAATGATCATGTTCATCCTCATCCTGT GTGCCTTGTCAAGAGAGGCCATGGTCCAAACCACAG CCAAGAAGATTGTTCCAGCAAAGATCTATTGGACTACTACAGGAACAATAATGGAGGGAAGTGACCTTGTGGTGAAATGTAGTACACATGGGCGCAAGGAAGACAAAGTGGCATATGTTTACTTGTGCATTAACGGGGTTGCAGTGGAACAGAAGAAAACTATGCAAGAAGACACCTTTTTCACCATGAAAAGTGTTACTGGCCAACAGACTGGCAATTACAGCTGTGTGTTCTCTAAAACCCCGTATCCACTCTCTGAAGTGCAGGGAAAAGGAGATAATTATCTTTTCATCCAGGTGATGG ACCGTATACTCCCTGCAGACATATCACTTGCAGGCTCAAGAACTGTGAGAAAGGGAGATGGTGTGGAGTTTAAGTGTACAATTTCAGACCCAAGTTTTCAAACACAAAATACCAGTGACTTAGTTCACGCTTACCTCTGCAAGTATGGCTCTGTTGTTCAGATGCAGGTGTTTGATGTAAAGAGCACGGAGGCAACTTTTACGATTAAAAGTTTTAATGAGAATGACGCAGGTAACTACAGTTGTGTGCTTGATCTTCAATCCAAAACCCTCAAAGATAAAGACAGAACATTCTATGGAAATAATGCAGTATTTCTACAGGTTAATG TGTCCTGGAGTCACTTCATCACACCGGTTGTGTTTTGCGTCTGTTTTCTTCTGATCTTATCACTGATAGTGGGCACATGGTGGCTGTTCATTAAACAAG GAGCTTTACAATGTTATTGTGGAAG AACACCACGACAGGAGGAGAACGATGTGCCAATGACAGGGGAGGGTGACG ACGGAACTTTAAACATGGAGGGAGAATCCAG TGATGAATTTGCCTGTGACAGTGAGGCCA GTGGGGAGGAGTACCAGGATTTGT GTGATGAGGTGGAGACATACCATGAGATGG AGGATGCCACGTACCATGAAATTCCGGTGAGCT GGTGA
- the LOC106587226 gene encoding uncharacterized protein isoform X3: MSQIKESLSSFRSIPQMHKVERVNQQVFQQALNTMIMFILILCALSREAMVQTTAKKIVPAKIYWTTTGTIMEGSDLVVKCSTHGRKEDKVAYVYLCINGVAVEQKKTMQEDTFFTMKSVTGQQTGNYSCVFSKTPYPLSEVQGKGDNYLFIQVMDRILPADISLAGSRTVRKGDGVEFKCTISDPSFQTQNTSDLVHAYLCKYGSVVQMQVFDVKSTEATFTIKSFNENDAGNYSCVLDLQSKTLKDKDRTFYGNNAVFLQVNVSWSHFITPVVFCVCFLLILSLIVGTWWLFIKQGALQCYCGRTPRQEENDVPMTGEGDDGTLNMEGESSDEFACDSEASGEEYQDLCDEVETYHEMEDATYHEIPGETRNIKHVIVRVQDAANQGPDAEDVYAKSCKKTGRHLYMP; the protein is encoded by the exons ATGTCTCAAATAAAAGAATCCCTGTCTAGTTTCAGGTCCATACCACAAATGCACAAGGTAGAAAGAGTCAACCAACAAGTGTTTCAACAAGCCTTGAACACAATGATCATGTTCATCCTCATCCTGT GTGCCTTGTCAAGAGAGGCCATGGTCCAAACCACAG CCAAGAAGATTGTTCCAGCAAAGATCTATTGGACTACTACAGGAACAATAATGGAGGGAAGTGACCTTGTGGTGAAATGTAGTACACATGGGCGCAAGGAAGACAAAGTGGCATATGTTTACTTGTGCATTAACGGGGTTGCAGTGGAACAGAAGAAAACTATGCAAGAAGACACCTTTTTCACCATGAAAAGTGTTACTGGCCAACAGACTGGCAATTACAGCTGTGTGTTCTCTAAAACCCCGTATCCACTCTCTGAAGTGCAGGGAAAAGGAGATAATTATCTTTTCATCCAGGTGATGG ACCGTATACTCCCTGCAGACATATCACTTGCAGGCTCAAGAACTGTGAGAAAGGGAGATGGTGTGGAGTTTAAGTGTACAATTTCAGACCCAAGTTTTCAAACACAAAATACCAGTGACTTAGTTCACGCTTACCTCTGCAAGTATGGCTCTGTTGTTCAGATGCAGGTGTTTGATGTAAAGAGCACGGAGGCAACTTTTACGATTAAAAGTTTTAATGAGAATGACGCAGGTAACTACAGTTGTGTGCTTGATCTTCAATCCAAAACCCTCAAAGATAAAGACAGAACATTCTATGGAAATAATGCAGTATTTCTACAGGTTAATG TGTCCTGGAGTCACTTCATCACACCGGTTGTGTTTTGCGTCTGTTTTCTTCTGATCTTATCACTGATAGTGGGCACATGGTGGCTGTTCATTAAACAAG GAGCTTTACAATGTTATTGTGGAAG AACACCACGACAGGAGGAGAACGATGTGCCAATGACAGGGGAGGGTGACG ACGGAACTTTAAACATGGAGGGAGAATCCAG TGATGAATTTGCCTGTGACAGTGAGGCCA GTGGGGAGGAGTACCAGGATTTGT GTGATGAGGTGGAGACATACCATGAGATGG AGGATGCCACGTACCATGAAATTCCG GGTGAAACACGGAATATTAAACACGTTATAGTGCGTGTTCAAG ATGCAGCAAATCAAGGCCCAGATGCAGAAGATGTGTATGCCAAGTCATGCAAGAAGACAGGACGTCATCTATACATGCCTTAA
- the LOC106587226 gene encoding uncharacterized protein isoform X2 — protein MSQIKESLSSFRSIPQMHKVERVNQQVFQQALNTMIMFILILCALSREAMVQTTAKKIVPAKIYWTTTGTIMEGSDLVVKCSTHGRKEDKVAYVYLCINGVAVEQKKTMQEDTFFTMKSVTGQQTGNYSCVFSKTPYPLSEVQGKGDNYLFIQVMDRILPADISLAGSRTVRKGDGVEFKCTISDPSFQTQNTSDLVHAYLCKYGSVVQMQVFDVKSTEATFTIKSFNENDAGNYSCVLDLQSKTLKDKDRTFYGNNAVFLQVNVSWSHFITPVVFCVCFLLILSLIVGTWWLFIKQGALQCYCGRTPRQEENDVPMTGEGDDGTLNMEGESSDEFACDSEASGEEYQDLCDEVETYHEMEDATYHEIPGETRNIKHVIVRVQENADLRPSPQSSGVSYAANQGPDAEDVYAKSCKKTGRHLYMP, from the exons ATGTCTCAAATAAAAGAATCCCTGTCTAGTTTCAGGTCCATACCACAAATGCACAAGGTAGAAAGAGTCAACCAACAAGTGTTTCAACAAGCCTTGAACACAATGATCATGTTCATCCTCATCCTGT GTGCCTTGTCAAGAGAGGCCATGGTCCAAACCACAG CCAAGAAGATTGTTCCAGCAAAGATCTATTGGACTACTACAGGAACAATAATGGAGGGAAGTGACCTTGTGGTGAAATGTAGTACACATGGGCGCAAGGAAGACAAAGTGGCATATGTTTACTTGTGCATTAACGGGGTTGCAGTGGAACAGAAGAAAACTATGCAAGAAGACACCTTTTTCACCATGAAAAGTGTTACTGGCCAACAGACTGGCAATTACAGCTGTGTGTTCTCTAAAACCCCGTATCCACTCTCTGAAGTGCAGGGAAAAGGAGATAATTATCTTTTCATCCAGGTGATGG ACCGTATACTCCCTGCAGACATATCACTTGCAGGCTCAAGAACTGTGAGAAAGGGAGATGGTGTGGAGTTTAAGTGTACAATTTCAGACCCAAGTTTTCAAACACAAAATACCAGTGACTTAGTTCACGCTTACCTCTGCAAGTATGGCTCTGTTGTTCAGATGCAGGTGTTTGATGTAAAGAGCACGGAGGCAACTTTTACGATTAAAAGTTTTAATGAGAATGACGCAGGTAACTACAGTTGTGTGCTTGATCTTCAATCCAAAACCCTCAAAGATAAAGACAGAACATTCTATGGAAATAATGCAGTATTTCTACAGGTTAATG TGTCCTGGAGTCACTTCATCACACCGGTTGTGTTTTGCGTCTGTTTTCTTCTGATCTTATCACTGATAGTGGGCACATGGTGGCTGTTCATTAAACAAG GAGCTTTACAATGTTATTGTGGAAG AACACCACGACAGGAGGAGAACGATGTGCCAATGACAGGGGAGGGTGACG ACGGAACTTTAAACATGGAGGGAGAATCCAG TGATGAATTTGCCTGTGACAGTGAGGCCA GTGGGGAGGAGTACCAGGATTTGT GTGATGAGGTGGAGACATACCATGAGATGG AGGATGCCACGTACCATGAAATTCCG GGTGAAACACGGAATATTAAACACGTTATAGTGCGTGTTCAAG AGAATGCAGACTTGAGACCTTCTCCTCAGAGCTCCGGTGTATCAT ATGCAGCAAATCAAGGCCCAGATGCAGAAGATGTGTATGCCAAGTCATGCAAGAAGACAGGACGTCATCTATACATGCCTTAA